TTTGACGGTTTTATGATTCATTGTTGCTTTAAGCAAACAGTGAAACCAGAGCGACAGCGTTTTTTTTCAGATTGAAAGTATCTCTGGGGAAACGTGAGGTATATTTTCAACACCTGCTGTCAGGTTCAGCATACATTTACCAGATAACGTACCTGCCTTAATCGGTAGAACTTCCATCACCAGATAGATTGATTGAAAAGAACAGCAATGGATTTTCAGCTCACACAAACTTCACTGTATGTCATGGCAATCAGCGTGGGGATCTTCACCGTGATCGCTGCGATCACGGATTACAAAGCCAGAAAAATCTATAACGTATTGACGGTTCCCTTCTTTGTATTAGGCATCATTTACCAGCTGGTATTTAATGGCTGGGAAGGCCTGATGTACGGCGGGCTGGGATTCCTGGCAGGCTTTGGTTCTTTCTTTCTGATCTGGATCGTCGGCAGTGGTGCTGCAGGTGACGTGAAAATGATGGGAGCACTGTCGATCTGGCTGGGCTTCAAAGCGACCATTGCCGTCATGATCATCGGTACGGTGTTCGTGTTGATTGGCTCCTTTGCGGTGCTCTTCTGGAGTGTTGTTACTCGAGGTGCACGTAAAACCAAAGAAACTTACCTGGCAACAGGCAAAGCATTAAAGAATAAAAAGAAATACAAACCGGAAACCATGGCATCAAAGCAAAAGCGAGGCCTGATGCCGTTCGCGCTGCCTGTTGTGCTGGCGACATGGAGTGTCACCACCTGGATGGTTATCAAGGCAGTCGTACTTTAAGTCGGCATGTACCGAGAAACAGATCATCAGAAATACTGTTGAAAGTAATTCAGCAATGATAGTCAAACGAGTTCAACATAATTCGAGACAGTCAGAACGCCGGGGGTTCCTGAGCATGGAACTCGCGCTGGTGTTACCGATTTTCGGTATCGTGCTGTTCGCGTTATTAGAATTCACACTCTTGTTTTATGCACGGGCGGATGTCGTTGAAGCCAGCCGTATCGGCGCTCGACTGGCGTCGCTGCCTGGCATCACTCAGGAGAATGTAGAACAGGAAGTATTGAAAATTCTGCCACCACAGTTGGGACAAGGCGCTGTCATCCAGACAGAGATGGGAGAGCATCCCGGTGATGTTGTGATGGTGGCTGTCAGTATTCCGATGAAACTGGCCTCGCCGAATCTACTGTGGCCTATCGGATACGACCTACAGGGACAAAATTTGTATTCAGAAACAAGGATGATCAAAGAGTGATTCGTTTCGCGAATTGACTCGCACCTTGTTGATTTGGAAATAATCGTAAAGCCCTCCGACGATTCAACAGGAGGGGAAACTGGAAGCCGGGCATCCGCTCTGCTTCACCAAGTTACGGGAGATTGATCCGGTGAAAAGCCTGACCCCTGCAAAAGTAACACTGTTGATGTTTGGCGTCTTCGGCATACTGATTGCAGCCTATATAGGAAAACGATTACTGGCGGGCAAAGAAGAAGCGCCGCCGGTTGCCACACGCAACATTCCCATGGCGATCAGTGAACTGGAACCGGGCACCCTGGTAACCGATGAGCATCTGGGTCTGGGGCCAATTGCTATCAAAAACCTGAAACCGGAAATGATGACATCAAACCGTGTTATCGTCGGTCGTATCGTCAAGGAACGTATTCCTGCCGCGACCCCGATTTCAACCGGTCAGTTGTATCCGGCTGGTGAAACACCGCCCATCAAGGTGGAGCCAGGCATGCGGGCCATTTCCGTATCGCTGGAATCTTCAGTCGATCTGGTCGATGGACTGATCAAACCAGGTGAGTACGTCGATGTTCACATGACGCCGACAGGTATGAATAATGACAAACGTTTGAATGGTGGGATGACGCTCACACTGTTTAACGGTGTCCGCGTGATCGCTATCAATCGCAGCTATACTCAAAACAGCAGTTCCCAGCGTGGTACGAATGTCACGCTGGAACTGACTCCCGAGCAGGCCAACATCATGATCCTGGCCCGTGACCGCGGTGAAATCACCATGAGTTATACGCCGGAAGGAAAAGGGGATGGTGGCGTTGCCGTCAGCAACGCTGAAAAAGCGACCTTGTTTGAAATTCTCGGATTGAAGACTCCGGAAAAGCCAAAAGAAGAAGAACCTCCTAAGCCCTTTGTCGTGGAAGGTTATTATGGTTCCACACGCAGTGTCAATAAATTTGATCGAAACGGGTTACGTATCGGCGACTATGACAGTTACCGTCGCGGTGGAAATGGTGCATTCAACTCGGGTGGATACCTGAATCCTCAGTGGGGAAATGGTGGTGTTGACAGCGACAGTGGTTCTATCAGTGCCCCCGCTGGTCCTCCCAATTCAAACTCTGACTCCAATGGACCGACGGCTCAAAGTAATCCGAACCCAGGCGTTCCCCAAGGCGGTCCGGGCAGACAACCTGGTCCTTACGCCCGCTCGTTTTCGTTTCCTCAAAACCAGACTGCGGGACGTTAGGAATCACGAATTTAATCTCCAGCGAGTTCTTTTTGATATTGATCACTGAAGTTCAGACTTATGAAACGTGTCCAGCAAATCCAGTTCACAAGATCGCAAGCGAACGCACGCCGAGGGGTGATCACCCCTCTGGCAGCGATTGTGCTGCTTGTCGTGATGACGGGCATTGCGCTGATTGTGAATCGACTGTGGCTGGATGCTGCGTCGCTGGAAGTTACCACCTGCGTGGAGACGGCGGCTTTGGCAGCGGGACATGAGCTGGTTTCTGATGAGCTCCTGAAAGAAAAACCAGACTTCAATGTGCTGATGGAACGGGCAGAAAGTACCGCCAATCAGGCTCTGAAACTGAATACGGTTGCCGGTCACCGAATTGGAATCAATCTCACCAAAGGAGATAACTTACTGTTTGGGAAGTTAGTTCCTAATGAAGAGACGGGATTGAGAAAGTTTCTGGAGACGGATCATGAGCCGGAGAGCATTCAGATTAAAACTCATAATTCCAGCCGACTCGCCAATCCGGTTGCGGATTTCATGGCGGACCTGACTCGCACTAATCTGGGTAGGACCGGCGCGCAAATTGAAGCGACTCTGGACAATCATGTAATAGGAGTTCGTCCCTTTGAAAATGTCCCGGTGCCCGCTTATCCCCTGGCGATTTTGAAGAACGATCCGACAGGAAAGCATACAGAAACCTGGGAACTCCAGATCAACCAGAAGCGAGGTAAAGATAAATATCGTTTCGACCCTGAGACGAAAACAGTCAGTCGTGGTTCGGATGGTATCCCGGAAATCATTCTTACCGGAAAACCGCGGCGAGGCGAAATCACGGATGCCAATCTGCAGCTCCTGGATTTTGGTTCTGATTTAAAGTCAGAGCCGATAGTTCGCCAGATCCTTTCAGGACTCACCAGAAACGATTTAAAACACTTTCACGGAGAACTGCTGTTTAACGGAACTCCTCTTCCCGTACATTGCAGTCCTGACATTGAATATGCAGAACAGGATGCGTTCCAGGACATGGTCGGACAGTGTCGTATCTGTTTTTTATATGAACAGGTCACCGCTTCCAGCCAGAAATATGACGGAACTGCAGACTGCACGAATCTGGTCGCAGGGCGAATCATGGCGGTCCAGCGAGCTGATAACCAGACAACTGAAATTATACTGCAACCTGCAGTGATCACAACACGTACCGTGATTCTGGCTAAGCCGGAAACAGATCCACCTGCTGACCAATCTAAATCAGATCCGAAACAGACAGCAGACACCGCAAAACCAGTATCCAATAAATACATTTACAAGCTTTATCTGACCCGTTAAGGGTGGAGAGTTCCATGGTAATACAGAGCGAAACAAGCGCAGGCAGTCCTAATGCTGATGCCAAAAAAGCCTTCCAGAGGCTGAAGACACAACTGCATCATCAGATGGTGGACGCCATCGATTTTTCCAAGGCGGGAGATCTGCCTGAAGAAGACCTGCGTATCAAACTGCGTGGTCTGGCAGAGCATCTTTGTATGCAGCAGGATATTGCTCTTGATCAGACGAACCGCGATATCATGGTCCGGGAAATCCTTGATGAAATTTATGGATTCGGCCCTCTGGAACCATTGATGAATGATCCGGAGATCAGCGACGTGCTGGTCAATGGAGCCGATCGTGTGTTCGTCGAGCGTAATGGTCTGCTGGAAGAAACCGACATCAGTTTTGCTGACGATGAACACTTATTGCAGTTAATCCATCGCCTGGTCGGGCGCGCCGGTCGTCGTATTGATGAAGTCTCGCCGATGGTTGACGCCAAACTCCCCGATGGTTCCCGTCTGAACGCGGTGATTCCTCCGCTGGCATTAAAAGGCCCTACACTTTCCATTCGTCGTTTCCGAACTCAGGCATTGTTATTTGACGACATGGTCAAAAAAAGATCATTGGCGCCTGATATGGCCCGCTTCCTTGAGATGGCCGTGCATGGTCGCCTCAATATTCTGATCAGTGGTGGTACCGGTGCCGGTAAAACCACGCTGCTGAATAACCTGAGTCGTTACATTTCAGGGAAAGAACGAATTGTGACCATTGAACAGACAGCGGAACTGCAACTCCAGCAGCCGGATGTCGTGTCACTGGAAGCACGTCCCTCCAATATTGAAGGGCAGGGAGAAATCAACCAGCGTGACCTGTTAAAGAACAGTCTGCGAATGCGTCCTGACCGGGTAATCGTCGGGGAATCGCGAGGCGGTGAGGTGCTGGAAATGCTGCAGGCGATGAATACTGGTCACGATGGTTCGATGAGTACGGTTCACGCCAACGACACCCGTGACGCTCTGGACCGGCTGGAACTGATGATTGCATTGTCCGGTGCAGAACTGCCTAATGCGATTGCCCGCCGATACATTGCCTCTGCAGTTCACCTGCTGGTACACATCAGCCGTCTCCCCAATGGTGAGCGAAAAGTGATGCGTATCTCGGAACTGATCGGCTTTCAGAACGGCGAATATATGGTCGAAGACCTGTTTGTCTTTCGAATCACCAGTGTGGAGAAAAATGGTCAGGTCAATGGTGCCTTCTATGCAACTGGACATCATCCTGTTGCGATGAACTGGTTAACGCAGACCAACTTCGATGACTGCGAAGATCTGTTCCACGCCCGTGAGCTGAAACTTTCTGATAATCCATCAGAACAACAGGATGAACAGGAGCAATAAGCATGGCCACTGACGCCGCTATTAAAACGAATAAAGTGGAAGATTTTTCGGGGATCCTCCGTAATCAAGACCGGTACGCAGTCAGCGATTCAAAACAGCTTGGGAACCGCTTGAATGGCGGTTTTGATGAATTGATCACCCACTCTGGTGTGGATGCCAATCCCGGGGCGATCCTGTTTCTCTGCCTGATGA
The sequence above is a segment of the Gimesia algae genome. Coding sequences within it:
- a CDS encoding A24 family peptidase produces the protein MDFQLTQTSLYVMAISVGIFTVIAAITDYKARKIYNVLTVPFFVLGIIYQLVFNGWEGLMYGGLGFLAGFGSFFLIWIVGSGAAGDVKMMGALSIWLGFKATIAVMIIGTVFVLIGSFAVLFWSVVTRGARKTKETYLATGKALKNKKKYKPETMASKQKRGLMPFALPVVLATWSVTTWMVIKAVVL
- a CDS encoding TadE/TadG family type IV pilus assembly protein, translated to MIVKRVQHNSRQSERRGFLSMELALVLPIFGIVLFALLEFTLLFYARADVVEASRIGARLASLPGITQENVEQEVLKILPPQLGQGAVIQTEMGEHPGDVVMVAVSIPMKLASPNLLWPIGYDLQGQNLYSETRMIKE
- the cpaB gene encoding Flp pilus assembly protein CpaB; the protein is MKSLTPAKVTLLMFGVFGILIAAYIGKRLLAGKEEAPPVATRNIPMAISELEPGTLVTDEHLGLGPIAIKNLKPEMMTSNRVIVGRIVKERIPAATPISTGQLYPAGETPPIKVEPGMRAISVSLESSVDLVDGLIKPGEYVDVHMTPTGMNNDKRLNGGMTLTLFNGVRVIAINRSYTQNSSSQRGTNVTLELTPEQANIMILARDRGEITMSYTPEGKGDGGVAVSNAEKATLFEILGLKTPEKPKEEEPPKPFVVEGYYGSTRSVNKFDRNGLRIGDYDSYRRGGNGAFNSGGYLNPQWGNGGVDSDSGSISAPAGPPNSNSDSNGPTAQSNPNPGVPQGGPGRQPGPYARSFSFPQNQTAGR
- a CDS encoding CpaF family protein, with protein sequence MVIQSETSAGSPNADAKKAFQRLKTQLHHQMVDAIDFSKAGDLPEEDLRIKLRGLAEHLCMQQDIALDQTNRDIMVREILDEIYGFGPLEPLMNDPEISDVLVNGADRVFVERNGLLEETDISFADDEHLLQLIHRLVGRAGRRIDEVSPMVDAKLPDGSRLNAVIPPLALKGPTLSIRRFRTQALLFDDMVKKRSLAPDMARFLEMAVHGRLNILISGGTGAGKTTLLNNLSRYISGKERIVTIEQTAELQLQQPDVVSLEARPSNIEGQGEINQRDLLKNSLRMRPDRVIVGESRGGEVLEMLQAMNTGHDGSMSTVHANDTRDALDRLELMIALSGAELPNAIARRYIASAVHLLVHISRLPNGERKVMRISELIGFQNGEYMVEDLFVFRITSVEKNGQVNGAFYATGHHPVAMNWLTQTNFDDCEDLFHARELKLSDNPSEQQDEQEQ